Proteins found in one Primulina eburnea isolate SZY01 chromosome 16, ASM2296580v1, whole genome shotgun sequence genomic segment:
- the LOC140816141 gene encoding uncharacterized protein produces MSYLLEGLGSHLYSLVLASNPVSYADAVNKAISLEAGFQRDNQQQTLQIPSGGMQLPMGTSSYVPQQPFQQQQFFQHQKPQRFKPRGKNFKKKGQSSSSSSSGSKSVSGTPFSGNQYSVVYCERCGGRHHTSQCGGVRGTCHNCGQTGHFARACPNRTQGQMRPQQFSQNRGGFSGGSSQRPFTPAQSFQQSNYPQVRGNAPQSFPGPQQARVYALTEDQAREAPGGVIAGHAGGSSSAAQDEAPRGARAL; encoded by the coding sequence ATGTCCTATTTACTGGAAGGATTGGGTTCTCATTTATATTCCTTGGTTCTGGCTAGTAATCCTGTTAGCTATGCCGATGCAGTCAACAAGGCAATAAGTCTAGAAGCAGGATTTCAAAGAGATAATCAGCAGCAGACTTTACAGATACCCAGTGGAGGTATGCAATTACCAATGGGTACATCATCTTATGTACCTCAGCAGCCTTTTCAGCAGCAGCAGTTCTTCCAACACCAAAAACCTCAAAGGTTTAAGCCCAGAGGAAAGAACTTCAAGAAGAAAGGTCAGTCGAGTTCATCTAGCTCAAGTGGATCTAAAAGTGTATCGGGGACGCCGTTTTCAGGGAATCAGTATTCAGTGGTGTATTGTGAGCGTTGTGGAGGTAGACATCATACATCTCAGTGTGGTGGTGTACGTGGGACATGTCATAATTGCGGTCAGacaggacactttgctagagctTGTCCAAACCGTACTCAAGGGCAGATGAGACCACAACAGTTTTCTCAGAACAGAGGTGGTTTTTCGGGTGGTTCGTCTCAGAGACCCTTTACTCCTGCGCAATCTTTTCAGCAGTCCAATTATCCACAGGTTCGGGGTAATGCACCTCAATCATTCCCAGGTCCACAACAGGCTAGAGTGTATGCTTTGACAGAGGATCAAGCCAGAGAGGCTCCAGGTGGTGTAATCGCAG